The nucleotide sequence CACCTCTTCGTCGCCCGCGGCAGCGTCGACCTCGAGGGCGCCGGCCGGCTGTCCGAGGGCGACGCGGTGCGGTTCACCGCGACCGGCGGCCAGCGGGTCACCGCCATCGAGCCGGCCGAGATCCTCGTCTGGGAGATGCACGCGACGATCGCGTCCCGCTGAGGGCGACCCCGGCCTGGGATTTGCCCGGGGTCGCCGGGCTTCCGTAGGATGGCGGCGAGGCATGGCCAGTGGTGGGTGGAGACGGCACTGATCCCGGAGCCTCGGTACCCGCCCCGGCTCACGGAGTGCTCGATCGTTGGCGCTCTTCGTCTCCGCGCTGATCCTCGGGGTGACCCTGGGGACCATCTACGGCCTCATGGCCTTCGGCATGGTCGCCTCCTACCGGATCAGCGGCGTGGTCAACCTCGGGCAGGCGGGCATCGCCGCGCTCAGCGCCGCCGTGTACTGGCGGATGGAGGCGGTCGCGGGCACGCCCCGGCCGGTCGCCGTTCCCGCCGCCATCCTCCTGGGAGCGGTTCTCGGAGCCGCCCTCGGCCAGGTCACGCTGCGACTGTCGAGCTGGCCGAAGGGACTGGTGATGATCCTCACCCTCGCGATCACGCTGCTGCTCTTCGCCGCCGCCGACCTGGTCCTGCCGCTGAACAATCCCGCGGGGTCACCGGTCTTCGGCGCGAAGGGGTTCGACTTCGCGCTCACCTACGTCACCGCCGACCAGATCGGCTCCCTCGCCACCTGCGTCGTCGTGGTGGCGGTGACCACCTGGGTGCTCCGCAGGACCCGCTTCGGCCTCTTCGTCCGGGTGATCTACGACGACCCCCACACCGCCGCCACCATGGGCATCCCGCTCACCGCCTACGTCGTCCGGGTGTGGGCGATCTCCGGGGGGATGGCCGGGCTGGCCGGCATCCTGGTCAGCACCCGCACCACCCTGGCGACCCCGCTGCTGCTGTTCGTCATGGTGTGGGGGCTCGCCGGCGCGGTGCTCGGCGGGCTGGAGTCGTTCGCCCTCGCGTTCGCCGGCGGCCTGCTCCTCGGCATCGCCGAGGACCTGCTCGGCGCCGAGCTCGCCGGCTCTCTCGGCCCCGGCCTGGAGAACCTCACCGCGATCCTGATCATGGCGGCGGGGGTGCTCTACGCGGGCCTGCGCCGCCGCCACCTGGCCCACCTGCAGAGCTGATGGAGACGCCCGCGGCTCCGAGCCGGCGTCGCCGGCTGCTCACCCCCGGCGCGATCCCGGCGGTCCTGCTCGCGCTGCTGGGGGTGGGCGGCTTCCTCCTGCTCCCCGGCTACCTGCTGTACGCGGGGTCGACGGCATTCGCCGCGGGGCTCATCGGCCTCGGCCTGTTCCTGCCCATCGCCGCGCTCCGCGAGATGCCGCTGAACGCCGCCGGCATCGCCGGGCTGTCGGCGTACCTCTTCGCCCACCTCGCCAGCAACGGCGGGCTCGCCAACCACCTCGCCGGCATCCTCCTGGGGCTCGGCGCCGCGGTGGTGCTCTCCCTGCTCACCGGCCTGGCCTCGCTCGCGGTCACCGGCCTCTACTTCGTGGTCGCCTCGCTGGTCGTCCAGGTGGGCATCGAGAAGGTCGGGTTCTCGATCCCCGG is from Candidatus Dormiibacterota bacterium and encodes:
- a CDS encoding branched-chain amino acid ABC transporter permease — protein: MALFVSALILGVTLGTIYGLMAFGMVASYRISGVVNLGQAGIAALSAAVYWRMEAVAGTPRPVAVPAAILLGAVLGAALGQVTLRLSSWPKGLVMILTLAITLLLFAAADLVLPLNNPAGSPVFGAKGFDFALTYVTADQIGSLATCVVVVAVTTWVLRRTRFGLFVRVIYDDPHTAATMGIPLTAYVVRVWAISGGMAGLAGILVSTRTTLATPLLLFVMVWGLAGAVLGGLESFALAFAGGLLLGIAEDLLGAELAGSLGPGLENLTAILIMAAGVLYAGLRRRHLAHLQS